From Culicoidibacter larvae, a single genomic window includes:
- a CDS encoding Asp23/Gls24 family envelope stress response protein, which produces MSILFENDLGTVEISEEVIQSLAGAAATECYGVVGMASKQFFRDGIAELLKQENYQRGIIVREEDKVIHIDMYVIVSFGVRISEVVHEIQKKVKYDIEAALNIQLGSVNVFVQDVQRKD; this is translated from the coding sequence ATGTCTATACTCTTTGAAAACGACCTGGGAACAGTTGAAATCAGTGAAGAAGTGATTCAATCTTTAGCAGGTGCTGCCGCAACAGAATGTTACGGCGTTGTCGGAATGGCATCAAAACAATTCTTTCGCGATGGTATTGCGGAGTTATTAAAACAAGAAAATTATCAACGCGGAATTATTGTTCGCGAAGAAGACAAAGTAATCCATATTGATATGTATGTAATTGTTAGCTTTGGAGTGCGCATTTCTGAAGTTGTTCATGAAATACAGAAAAAAGTAAAATATGATATTGAAGCTGCCTTAAATATTCAGCTTGGTAGCGTGAATGTCTTTGTACAAGATGTACAGAGAAAGGACTAG